One genomic segment of Nonomuraea sp. NBC_00507 includes these proteins:
- a CDS encoding CpaF family protein: MWPPDNIAAWTGPPPPSRSSTAALDSDRQHLRHSPGGDLDTAAFSTAVASIMPLVTDALQAAPNVDADSGMDLVRAQVTAWAQHQMRSGRTLSAATQARLARAVYEELFGLGPLTRYVDDPAVENIDINGADRVWISYRDGRTEQGPAVAASNDELIGKIQRWSAYKASNPREFSFSHPLMNAALGEHVRLSASMSVTPYPCVSVRVHRHVNVTLADLVKVGTVDPALEAFLRAAVRARKDIIVSGGTGAGKTTLLRALAAEIDPDERIATLETDRELFLHTNGLHHNVIAFEARAANSEGVGEITLHQLIPQTLRHNPKRIIVGEVRADEAWPMLAAMNSGHEGSLCTLHANSAEEVFPRLLILSRSGGLDLQASDLHMMVGMAVDFVVHLSRDAATNHRYISEVIEVLPPADAPVPGRNYIFRPGPDGRAVPTTVRPQCEDDLVAAGFDPAAMRMPRRPLNGHRAGTGGVW, translated from the coding sequence CCACCAGACAACATCGCGGCCTGGACCGGACCACCTCCGCCCAGCCGGTCTAGCACCGCGGCGCTCGACTCGGACCGCCAGCACCTTCGGCACAGCCCCGGCGGAGACCTGGACACCGCGGCCTTCAGCACGGCGGTGGCCAGCATCATGCCGCTGGTTACCGACGCCTTGCAGGCTGCCCCTAACGTGGACGCCGACTCCGGGATGGATCTCGTTCGCGCGCAGGTGACCGCCTGGGCCCAGCATCAGATGAGGAGTGGACGCACCCTCAGCGCGGCCACTCAAGCCCGGCTGGCCCGCGCCGTGTACGAGGAGCTTTTCGGCCTGGGACCGCTGACCCGATACGTGGACGATCCCGCCGTGGAGAACATCGACATCAACGGCGCCGATCGGGTGTGGATCAGCTACCGCGACGGCCGCACCGAACAAGGCCCCGCCGTGGCGGCCTCCAACGACGAACTCATCGGCAAGATCCAACGCTGGAGTGCCTACAAGGCGTCCAACCCTCGCGAGTTCAGCTTCTCCCACCCGCTGATGAACGCCGCCTTGGGAGAACACGTCCGGCTGTCGGCCTCCATGTCCGTCACGCCCTATCCGTGCGTCAGCGTGCGCGTCCACCGGCACGTCAACGTCACGCTCGCCGACCTAGTGAAGGTCGGCACCGTGGATCCGGCCCTCGAGGCGTTCCTCCGTGCGGCCGTGCGCGCCCGCAAGGACATCATCGTGTCCGGCGGAACCGGCGCCGGCAAGACCACCCTCCTGCGGGCCCTGGCCGCGGAGATCGATCCCGACGAGCGGATCGCCACCCTGGAAACGGATCGAGAGCTCTTTTTGCACACCAACGGGCTCCACCACAACGTCATCGCCTTCGAGGCCCGCGCGGCCAACTCCGAAGGTGTTGGGGAGATAACCCTCCACCAGCTGATTCCCCAGACCCTCCGGCACAACCCCAAGAGGATCATCGTGGGAGAAGTGCGCGCAGATGAGGCCTGGCCGATGTTGGCGGCAATGAACAGTGGGCACGAGGGCAGTCTGTGTACCTTGCACGCCAACAGCGCCGAAGAGGTCTTCCCCCGCCTTCTCATCCTGAGTCGCTCCGGAGGCCTAGACCTGCAGGCGTCTGACCTTCACATGATGGTCGGCATGGCCGTCGACTTCGTCGTGCACCTGAGCCGCGACGCGGCCACCAACCACCGTTACATCAGCGAGGTGATCGAGGTACTGCCGCCCGCCGACGCTCCCGTCCCGGGCCGCAACTACATCTTCCGGCCCGGGCCAGACGGCCGGGCCGTGCCTACCACGGTGCGGCCGCAATGCGAAGACGACCTGGTCGCGGCCGGTTTCGACCCCGCAGCGATGAGAATGCCGCGGCGTCCCCTCAACGGTCACCGAGCTGGCACGGGAGGTGTGTGGTGA
- a CDS encoding type II secretion system F family protein, whose amino-acid sequence MSPAMLVSMAAGSAFMAGLVCLAAGVRGRPMATAVSHAPPSRWVRLKTSAAQPRLRRRVLVALAAGLLVFALSRWVVAGVAAAAATAILPRLLSGRPAEARIAQLEALEQWTRKMADTLGASRGLEQALHYSIRSCPAPLEEPVRLLATRLAVARLPTGEALRLFADDLDDPVADAVVGALLLAADVRGPGLHAVLTAAADNVARGVAARREAEAERAKHRAAMRWIAIIVIGSTAWLTLLQRQYFSIYSTTVGQLVLAAVSGVFAAGLWWMARLGRVRVEHRFLTDETDHSERRDGRR is encoded by the coding sequence GTGAGCCCCGCGATGCTGGTGAGCATGGCCGCCGGCTCGGCATTCATGGCAGGGCTGGTCTGCCTGGCGGCGGGAGTACGGGGCCGCCCGATGGCTACCGCCGTGTCCCACGCACCGCCCTCGAGGTGGGTCCGTCTGAAGACGTCGGCCGCGCAGCCACGCCTGCGCCGTCGGGTACTGGTCGCGCTGGCGGCGGGATTGCTCGTCTTCGCGTTATCCCGATGGGTGGTGGCAGGGGTGGCTGCAGCCGCAGCCACCGCCATCTTGCCGCGCTTGCTGTCTGGTCGGCCCGCCGAGGCGCGTATCGCCCAGTTGGAGGCACTGGAGCAGTGGACCCGGAAGATGGCCGACACCCTGGGCGCCAGCCGCGGCCTGGAGCAGGCGCTGCACTACTCGATCCGCAGTTGCCCTGCCCCGCTGGAAGAGCCCGTGCGGCTACTGGCCACTCGCCTGGCAGTGGCGCGTCTTCCCACGGGCGAGGCCCTGCGCCTGTTCGCCGACGACCTGGACGATCCGGTGGCTGACGCGGTGGTCGGCGCGCTCCTGCTGGCCGCCGATGTGCGCGGTCCTGGCCTGCACGCGGTGCTCACCGCCGCCGCCGACAATGTGGCACGGGGCGTGGCCGCGCGGCGAGAAGCCGAGGCAGAGCGGGCCAAGCACCGGGCCGCGATGCGCTGGATCGCCATCATCGTGATCGGGTCGACCGCATGGCTCACCCTGCTACAGCGCCAATACTTCAGCATCTACTCCACCACCGTCGGCCAGCTCGTCCTGGCCGCTGTCTCCGGCGTCTTCGCTGCCGGCCTGTGGTGGATGGCCCGCCTGGGCAGGGTCCGAGTCGAGCATCGCTTCCTCACCGACGAGACCGACCATTCCGAGCGGCGGGACGGACGCAGATGA
- a CDS encoding type II secretion system F family protein, which yields MAWAAVSGALVGLGAFLLISPLTSTPPDLRAALARLDGDAAMTSGTAAGGRVGAWLVAFLARPGRLPIPHRDLDLLGQSVERFMLERLACLLLGLALPSLLSVVLTVAGIAVGWPLPVGVGLLLGAVLSLAPDWAVREDAARRRREFRQALTSFLDLVVLARAAGAGPGEALELSAHVARGWVFQRIAAVLDAARQAGVPPWAGLARLGEQAGVPELTDLADITELAGAEGAKVLNTLTARADAMRAAALADTKAAANRATTAMVMPLAVLGAGYLLLLGFPVMAAIVQP from the coding sequence ATGGCCTGGGCCGCTGTCAGCGGCGCGCTTGTCGGGCTCGGCGCATTCCTCCTCATCTCACCGCTGACCAGCACACCCCCAGACCTGCGCGCCGCGCTCGCCCGCCTTGACGGCGACGCGGCCATGACCTCGGGCACAGCCGCGGGCGGCCGGGTCGGCGCGTGGCTGGTCGCGTTCCTCGCTCGGCCTGGCCGCCTACCGATCCCGCATCGCGACCTCGACCTGCTTGGTCAATCGGTCGAGCGGTTCATGCTCGAACGGCTAGCCTGCCTGCTGCTTGGCCTGGCGCTGCCCAGCTTGCTGTCGGTGGTGCTCACGGTGGCCGGCATCGCGGTGGGCTGGCCGCTGCCCGTGGGGGTGGGACTCCTGCTGGGAGCAGTCTTGAGCCTGGCGCCTGACTGGGCGGTCAGGGAAGATGCTGCCCGCCGTCGTCGCGAGTTTCGCCAGGCGCTGACGAGCTTCCTGGATCTGGTCGTGCTGGCCCGCGCTGCAGGTGCCGGTCCAGGCGAGGCGTTGGAGCTGTCCGCTCACGTGGCACGCGGCTGGGTGTTCCAGCGGATCGCCGCCGTCCTCGATGCCGCACGGCAAGCGGGGGTGCCGCCCTGGGCCGGATTGGCGCGGCTAGGCGAGCAGGCCGGCGTCCCCGAACTCACCGATCTTGCCGATATCACCGAGCTGGCCGGTGCCGAGGGCGCCAAGGTCTTGAACACTCTCACCGCTCGCGCCGACGCGATGCGGGCAGCCGCGCTGGCCGACACCAAGGCGGCGGCCAACAGAGCCACCACCGCGATGGTCATGCCGCTGGCCGTCCTTGGGGCCGGCTACCTGCTTCTGCTCGGCTTCCCCGTCATGGCCGCCATCGTCCAACCGTGA
- a CDS encoding TadE/TadG family type IV pilus assembly protein: MAFWSPRRRGLASRERGSETVGAVIMLPVLFLAILVSLQTGLWFLARSTALAAAQEGVRAARSHNAPLVSGKSTAEAFAAEVGDGLLDNVRVRARAVGSDIDVQVSATVPSLIPGLTLSVSQGARGPRERFTTPQRLGEQP, from the coding sequence ATGGCCTTCTGGAGCCCGCGCCGCCGGGGCCTGGCATCCCGGGAACGCGGTTCTGAGACCGTCGGCGCCGTCATCATGCTCCCTGTCCTGTTCCTGGCCATCCTGGTTAGCCTGCAGACCGGGCTCTGGTTCCTCGCGCGCTCCACGGCGCTGGCCGCCGCGCAGGAAGGGGTGCGCGCCGCCCGAAGCCACAATGCCCCGCTCGTATCGGGCAAGAGCACGGCAGAGGCCTTCGCGGCCGAAGTAGGCGATGGCCTGCTCGACAACGTACGCGTCCGCGCACGAGCGGTCGGCAGTGACATCGACGTGCAGGTGTCCGCCACCGTGCCGTCGCTGATCCCCGGGCTCACGTTGTCGGTGAGTCAAGGAGCGCGTGGTCCGCGGGAACGCTTCACCACGCCACAGCGACTTGGGGAACAGCCATGA
- a CDS encoding TadE/TadG family type IV pilus assembly protein: MIAPRREQGNAVVEAVLMFPALLLLILAMIGAGRIVLAHAAVEAAARDAARQASLARTPQAAQQAARTSASALLTSENLKCSPEVHIDTAGFAAPVGTPATVSARVTCAVALGDVAIPGLPGTKTIIATFTSPLDPFRGRN; this comes from the coding sequence ATGATTGCGCCGCGCCGCGAGCAGGGTAACGCGGTTGTCGAGGCCGTCCTGATGTTCCCGGCACTGCTCCTCCTGATCCTCGCCATGATTGGGGCGGGCCGCATCGTGCTCGCGCACGCGGCCGTGGAGGCGGCCGCACGTGATGCGGCCCGCCAGGCATCCCTGGCCCGCACTCCGCAGGCCGCCCAGCAAGCGGCGAGGACCAGCGCCTCCGCTCTACTCACCAGTGAAAACCTCAAATGCTCACCAGAGGTGCACATCGACACCGCAGGCTTTGCCGCTCCAGTTGGCACGCCCGCCACCGTGTCCGCCCGCGTGACCTGCGCCGTTGCCTTAGGCGATGTGGCGATCCCCGGCCTGCCCGGGACCAAGACGATCATCGCCACGTTCACTAGCCCGCTCGATCCCTTCCGGGGGAGAAACTAG
- a CDS encoding pilus assembly protein TadG-related protein: MSNPSLPLLPSLGPRRHERGSATIFVIILAASVMVVLGLLVDGGQKLRAGREATALAEEAARAGAGSVDRAAAYRRGVTELRIDPAQAARAAHAYLAAQRNTGTVTATGTRSITVTVSVSRPTLVLSMVGISSVSATGTATADLITGVEGPSR; this comes from the coding sequence ATGTCGAACCCAAGCTTGCCCCTTCTCCCGTCGCTTGGACCGAGGCGGCACGAGCGGGGGTCCGCCACGATCTTCGTTATCATCCTGGCGGCATCGGTGATGGTCGTCCTTGGCCTGCTGGTCGACGGCGGGCAGAAGCTCCGCGCCGGACGGGAAGCAACCGCCCTAGCCGAGGAAGCCGCCAGGGCCGGTGCCGGCAGCGTCGACCGCGCGGCCGCCTACCGCCGCGGCGTCACCGAACTGCGGATCGACCCCGCCCAAGCCGCCCGCGCGGCCCACGCCTACCTGGCCGCGCAGCGAAACACGGGAACGGTGACCGCGACTGGCACACGCTCGATCACCGTCACCGTCTCGGTCAGCCGACCCACACTCGTGCTGTCCATGGTGGGCATCTCCTCGGTGTCGGCGACCGGCACGGCCACCGCCGACCTGATCACTGGCGTGGAAGGGCCTTCTCGATGA
- a CDS encoding BTAD domain-containing putative transcriptional regulator: MTVRTIRPRRGLAAMMRGLVALTVLVGLIIGAPVALYVLAGSPLPSGLPSLQQILAALSRPDDGTLLVAALKITGWAAWAAFTAAVLLEVAARLRGRASATRVPGLGAMQRLAAHLITAVAVGLSSPAAAFAATPAPPTIVATALANPEPTAPPSAVDLDPLHNEHVVQAGECLWRIAEERLGDGNAYRKIVNLNLGHTMTDGRVFSDPAEIYPGWKLRMPPGQQPRMDRAEPPAQEHEGHEEARPPFDHPHRTATPTPTPTPTDVPTAVTNTATTTPEVTPLVLSPHAGERTYTDLAVDVGVFGAGMLAGGIVTRLAMLRHSQRQYRRPGRRIRLPDQPRVQAREQSLRRTATPDTASQLRAAMRVLGGVIRRDALPMPDIVGVHLTSHGLEVLLGSRPAHAPEPFRTAPNTQGMVWHLDAAGHAEVGELAGLYAHGDPLPGLFTAGRTHGGYLLVDLERLGLSACYGPADLVDQVLCTAAAEAAANPWSGWFDAILVGCPDLEALNDRIHTCPDLDEALTLLERRAADLRASLAAQAARTTGPVRERRLRNPDADDWRLTIVVSRVRPTSVQMRRLAELSGEHGGIAALVAADESTAQLCPSRIKLSGGAAPQMTLEAIGLTVRPEAMTPQVYAEIAALVATAADLNDVPADAPPYPADRPVFPPAPSTSSAPAGAEPFVERPAEPSESECALYVLGPVTLTGSLTSLQGKQLELVVALALNQAGLSNVQLATLLGSDPDHPKPQDSLRQLITRTRRALGPAPDDLERIVYDSRSKVYHLHGVTLDWTLFGDLISRGAEHGLDGIEDLRAALALVRGRPLDGAYFWWIDTPLLECMRAEIVDTAELLAGLELQADRPQWAARAARTGLGADPTAEQLWRCLMRAEHAMENLAGVHETWTKCLDAIRDVSLDGEPHPSTARLYRELTGRAEVPDHWPGDELARTRR; this comes from the coding sequence ATGACCGTCAGAACCATCCGGCCCCGCCGCGGGCTAGCCGCAATGATGCGCGGGCTCGTCGCGCTCACCGTGCTCGTCGGCCTGATCATTGGCGCTCCAGTGGCGCTGTACGTACTTGCAGGCTCGCCGCTACCCAGCGGACTGCCGTCGCTGCAGCAGATTCTCGCAGCGCTGTCGCGGCCGGATGACGGCACCCTGCTGGTGGCCGCCCTCAAGATCACAGGTTGGGCGGCGTGGGCGGCATTCACCGCGGCGGTGCTCTTAGAGGTCGCCGCGCGGCTCCGTGGCCGCGCCAGCGCGACCCGGGTGCCCGGCCTGGGGGCGATGCAGCGCCTGGCCGCCCACCTGATCACGGCCGTGGCGGTGGGGCTGAGCTCACCGGCGGCCGCCTTCGCCGCAACGCCCGCGCCGCCCACGATCGTTGCCACCGCACTGGCCAACCCCGAGCCCACCGCGCCGCCGTCCGCCGTCGACCTGGACCCGCTGCACAACGAACACGTCGTCCAGGCGGGGGAGTGCCTGTGGCGCATCGCCGAGGAACGTCTGGGTGATGGCAACGCCTACCGAAAGATCGTCAACCTGAACCTGGGCCACACCATGACCGACGGCCGGGTGTTCAGCGACCCCGCCGAAATCTATCCCGGCTGGAAACTGCGCATGCCCCCCGGGCAGCAGCCTCGCATGGATCGGGCCGAGCCGCCGGCGCAAGAGCACGAGGGCCACGAGGAGGCCCGTCCACCGTTCGACCATCCTCACCGCACGGCCACCCCGACTCCCACCCCTACGCCGACCGATGTGCCCACAGCCGTGACCAACACGGCCACCACCACGCCAGAAGTCACCCCACTGGTGCTGTCACCCCACGCTGGAGAGCGCACCTACACCGATCTGGCCGTCGACGTGGGCGTGTTCGGCGCGGGCATGCTGGCGGGGGGCATCGTCACCCGCCTGGCCATGTTGCGCCATTCCCAACGTCAGTACCGGCGGCCCGGCCGTCGCATCAGGCTTCCCGACCAGCCCCGGGTGCAGGCTCGGGAACAGAGCTTGCGCCGAACCGCCACGCCCGATACCGCCAGCCAGCTTCGCGCCGCGATGCGGGTCCTCGGCGGCGTGATCCGCCGCGACGCGCTGCCCATGCCCGACATCGTGGGTGTGCACCTGACCTCTCACGGCCTCGAGGTCCTCCTGGGCTCCCGTCCTGCGCACGCACCTGAGCCGTTCCGGACCGCTCCGAACACCCAGGGCATGGTCTGGCACCTGGACGCCGCAGGGCATGCCGAGGTGGGAGAGCTTGCCGGGCTTTATGCTCACGGCGATCCGCTCCCCGGACTGTTCACCGCAGGCCGGACACACGGCGGCTACCTCCTCGTCGACCTCGAGAGGCTTGGCCTGTCCGCCTGCTACGGGCCGGCGGACCTCGTCGACCAGGTACTGTGCACCGCCGCAGCCGAAGCCGCGGCCAACCCCTGGTCCGGATGGTTCGACGCCATCCTGGTGGGGTGCCCCGACCTCGAGGCCCTCAACGACCGTATCCATACCTGCCCGGACCTGGACGAGGCTCTTACACTGCTCGAACGGCGCGCCGCCGACCTGCGGGCCAGCCTGGCCGCCCAGGCGGCGCGAACGACCGGGCCTGTGCGCGAACGTCGGCTGCGCAACCCCGACGCCGATGACTGGCGGCTGACCATAGTCGTCAGCCGTGTCCGGCCTACGTCGGTGCAGATGCGCCGCCTGGCCGAGCTGAGCGGGGAACACGGCGGCATCGCCGCCCTCGTCGCCGCCGACGAGTCGACCGCCCAACTCTGCCCGTCGCGGATCAAGCTGTCGGGGGGAGCGGCCCCGCAGATGACCCTGGAAGCGATCGGTCTCACGGTGCGGCCGGAAGCGATGACCCCCCAGGTCTACGCCGAGATCGCCGCCCTCGTCGCGACCGCGGCCGACCTCAACGATGTGCCCGCCGACGCCCCCCCGTACCCGGCAGATCGCCCCGTGTTCCCGCCAGCGCCGTCCACCTCTTCGGCGCCCGCCGGCGCCGAACCTTTTGTCGAGCGCCCTGCAGAGCCAAGTGAGTCCGAGTGCGCGCTGTACGTCCTCGGACCTGTCACCCTGACCGGGAGCCTCACTTCGCTGCAAGGTAAGCAGCTGGAACTTGTCGTCGCGCTCGCGTTGAACCAGGCAGGACTCAGCAACGTCCAGTTGGCCACATTGCTCGGCAGCGACCCGGACCATCCCAAGCCCCAAGACTCCCTGCGTCAGCTCATCACGCGCACCCGGCGAGCGCTCGGTCCCGCGCCCGATGACCTGGAACGCATCGTTTACGACAGTAGGAGCAAGGTTTATCACCTGCACGGCGTCACGCTGGACTGGACGCTGTTCGGCGACTTGATCTCCCGTGGCGCCGAGCACGGCCTCGACGGCATCGAGGACCTTCGCGCCGCCTTGGCGCTGGTGCGCGGCCGGCCACTGGACGGCGCGTATTTCTGGTGGATCGACACGCCGCTGCTGGAGTGCATGCGAGCCGAGATCGTGGACACGGCCGAACTGCTGGCCGGGCTTGAGTTACAGGCCGACCGGCCGCAGTGGGCCGCGCGCGCGGCTCGCACGGGTCTGGGGGCCGACCCCACGGCTGAACAACTCTGGCGCTGCCTGATGCGCGCCGAGCACGCGATGGAGAACCTGGCCGGGGTACACGAAACGTGGACCAAATGCCTGGACGCCATCCGCGACGTCAGCCTGGATGGAGAGCCCCACCCGTCCACGGCCCGTCTGTATCGTGAGTTGACAGGACGCGCGGAGGTGCCCGACCACTGGCCCGGCGACGAATTAGCACGAACCCGGCGCTGA
- the dndD gene encoding DNA sulfur modification protein DndD produces MIFDELVVSNLGVFGGRQSVRLTPPAPDRPVTLIGGLNGCGKTTMLDAIQLALYGGRARLAGRRGGYEAYLAGLVHRHAPPGERATVELELHTEREARMLQIRVCRSWRITKTGLTETVRVLSNDNLAGVLAFDEAMTADWADHAETLIPSRLASLFFFDGEKIEALAEPDTAREVLKTAIYGLLGVDLVDRTAQDLKVLERRHKGVKQPVELLAVRNARLRDLAAATREHQSATQAARQARDVQAQAQKRVDDLEEAYRLAGGEAFEQRHELEHRLTAAQADLRQAQEEMRDVINGCAPLLLARDLLADVAALAECESDTFRQRDLVEALPDRDNAVLSDLASRGVAPEALAQMRTVLEADVTARRATAARQVVVGLPAHAAAQTRLLLDIELPAASRALTDLTDTHSRLAAEGDTIERRLAGVPDREVIADLGAERDTARAALTSAIEAVALADETARRAERHAEQARRQLDEAHTSYAEAAVGVEQSQRIVRFSEKYRDTLARYRTAIIQRHVGRIQAEVLACLRTVLRKTDLVTDLTISTDTFDVTLLTPAADGPATLLSHQLSAGERQMLAISLLWGLARASGRRLPVIIDTPLGRLDSEHRRHLVQRYFPNAGHQVVLLSTDTEVADSAVSRLEPCLGRTYRLDFDRVKACTQIREGYFAEQPQEVAHAG; encoded by the coding sequence GTGATCTTCGATGAGTTGGTCGTCAGTAACCTCGGTGTCTTCGGCGGGCGCCAGAGTGTCCGCCTCACCCCGCCAGCGCCGGATCGGCCCGTGACCCTGATCGGCGGCCTCAATGGGTGCGGCAAGACCACGATGCTGGATGCGATCCAGCTCGCCTTGTACGGCGGCCGCGCCCGCTTGGCCGGCCGCCGGGGCGGCTACGAGGCGTACCTCGCCGGCCTTGTTCACCGGCATGCTCCCCCCGGCGAGAGGGCCACGGTCGAGCTGGAGCTCCACACCGAACGCGAAGCCCGCATGCTGCAGATCCGGGTGTGTCGATCCTGGCGTATCACCAAGACCGGCCTGACCGAGACGGTGCGTGTCCTGTCCAACGACAACCTCGCCGGTGTCCTTGCCTTCGATGAGGCCATGACCGCCGACTGGGCCGACCATGCCGAGACCCTGATCCCGAGCAGGCTCGCTTCGTTGTTCTTCTTCGACGGAGAGAAGATCGAAGCGTTGGCGGAACCCGACACCGCCCGCGAGGTCCTGAAGACCGCGATCTATGGGCTGCTCGGCGTGGACCTGGTCGACCGCACAGCCCAGGATCTAAAAGTGCTGGAACGGCGCCACAAAGGCGTGAAGCAGCCGGTGGAGTTGCTGGCCGTTCGGAATGCCCGTCTGCGTGACCTGGCCGCGGCCACCCGCGAGCATCAGTCCGCCACCCAAGCGGCACGACAGGCTCGAGACGTTCAGGCCCAAGCGCAGAAGCGGGTGGACGACCTGGAGGAGGCATACCGGCTAGCTGGGGGAGAGGCGTTTGAGCAGCGTCATGAACTGGAACATCGGCTGACCGCCGCGCAGGCGGACCTGCGACAGGCGCAGGAGGAGATGCGCGACGTGATCAACGGCTGCGCTCCCCTGCTGCTAGCACGCGACCTGCTCGCCGACGTTGCAGCGCTGGCCGAATGTGAGAGTGACACATTCCGCCAACGTGATCTGGTCGAAGCGCTCCCCGACCGCGACAATGCAGTCCTGTCCGACCTGGCCAGCCGTGGCGTGGCGCCGGAGGCGCTCGCCCAAATGCGGACGGTGCTGGAGGCAGACGTCACAGCGCGCCGCGCGACAGCCGCCCGACAGGTAGTGGTCGGCCTGCCCGCGCACGCCGCCGCGCAGACGCGTCTCCTGCTGGACATCGAACTCCCCGCGGCGAGCCGCGCTCTTACCGACCTGACCGACACGCACTCCAGGCTTGCCGCGGAGGGCGACACCATCGAGCGCCGTCTCGCGGGAGTTCCCGACCGGGAGGTGATTGCCGACCTTGGTGCGGAGCGTGACACAGCACGGGCCGCGCTGACGTCCGCCATCGAGGCCGTAGCCCTGGCCGATGAGACCGCCCGCCGGGCGGAGCGGCACGCCGAACAGGCTCGCCGCCAGCTGGACGAGGCGCACACCAGTTACGCCGAAGCCGCGGTCGGGGTCGAACAGTCCCAGCGGATCGTCAGGTTCAGCGAGAAATACCGCGACACCCTTGCCCGGTACCGCACAGCGATCATCCAACGTCACGTGGGCCGTATCCAAGCCGAGGTCCTCGCCTGCCTACGCACCGTGCTCCGCAAGACCGACCTGGTCACCGACCTCACGATCAGCACCGACACGTTCGATGTCACCCTGCTCACCCCGGCCGCCGACGGGCCGGCAACGCTGCTATCCCATCAGCTGTCGGCGGGGGAGCGGCAGATGCTGGCCATCAGCCTGCTATGGGGCCTGGCCCGCGCCTCCGGCCGGAGACTCCCCGTCATCATCGACACCCCACTCGGGAGGCTCGACTCCGAACACCGCCGGCACCTCGTGCAGCGCTATTTCCCGAACGCCGGTCACCAGGTCGTGCTGCTGTCCACCGACACCGAGGTCGCCGACAGCGCCGTCTCGCGGCTCGAGCCCTGCCTCGGCCGTACATACCGCCTGGACTTCGATCGGGTGAAGGCCTGCACCCAGATCCGCGAAGGCTATTTCGCTGAGCAGCCACAGGAGGTGGCCCATGCCGGTTGA
- the dndE gene encoding DNA sulfur modification protein DndE — MPVDRLRLNETGRSQLVTLRRRTGLPTWAVICRLALCRSLAEPTIPPQVPLRCDSNVEIDWRTFAGAHGDVLWGMLTLRCHRDGLPLDEEAIATQLGLHVHRGLGYLVGDPTLKTIADLAALASCALEGQAT; from the coding sequence ATGCCGGTTGACCGTCTGAGACTCAACGAGACGGGCCGCAGCCAACTCGTCACGTTGAGGCGGCGAACAGGCCTGCCGACCTGGGCCGTCATCTGCCGGCTTGCACTGTGCCGATCCCTCGCCGAGCCCACTATCCCGCCACAGGTCCCACTCCGCTGCGATTCCAACGTGGAAATCGACTGGAGAACCTTCGCAGGAGCGCACGGCGACGTGCTGTGGGGGATGCTCACGCTGCGCTGCCACCGCGACGGTCTCCCGCTGGACGAGGAGGCCATCGCCACCCAACTCGGCCTCCACGTACACCGCGGCCTGGGTTACCTCGTCGGAGACCCCACCCTGAAGACCATCGCCGATCTTGCCGCACTCGCCTCATGCGCGTTGGAAGGACAAGCCACGTGA
- a CDS encoding DUF1643 domain-containing protein, whose translation MPEQEVLFEDDSRGTFIEGPYRYSLWRTWKGHGDRALCGWVMLNPSTANNRDDDPTIRRCMAYAKAWRYAGIVVRNLFALRATRPRDLLTASDTASDPVGPDNDNWLRQWEGMDRIVVAWGTGRYPRLKGRWEGVAALLEPLHPVCLSTARDGQLVHPLYQPAGLVPRPWRVPIRRW comes from the coding sequence ATGCCTGAGCAGGAAGTCCTCTTCGAGGACGACAGCCGTGGGACCTTCATCGAAGGACCATATCGATACAGCTTGTGGCGCACGTGGAAAGGCCACGGTGACCGGGCGCTGTGCGGCTGGGTGATGTTGAACCCCTCGACAGCCAACAACCGCGACGACGATCCCACCATCCGCCGCTGTATGGCGTACGCCAAAGCGTGGAGATATGCGGGCATCGTGGTCAGGAACCTGTTCGCATTACGCGCCACCCGTCCCCGTGACCTCCTGACGGCGAGCGACACGGCGAGCGACCCGGTCGGCCCGGACAACGATAACTGGCTGCGCCAGTGGGAGGGGATGGACCGGATCGTGGTCGCTTGGGGAACTGGCCGTTACCCCCGGCTGAAGGGCCGGTGGGAAGGGGTGGCCGCGTTGCTCGAGCCGCTCCACCCGGTGTGCCTGAGCACCGCACGCGACGGGCAACTCGTCCATCCGTTGTATCAACCCGCCGGACTCGTTCCGCGTCCGTGGCGGGTGCCGATAAGACGGTGGTGA
- a CDS encoding BldC family transcriptional regulator codes for MTTEITSPDTERLLTPAEVASLFRVDPKTVTRWAKAGRLSSIRTLGGHRRYRETEVHALIAGSQTARTL; via the coding sequence ATGACCACTGAGATCACGTCCCCCGACACCGAGCGACTTCTCACGCCTGCCGAAGTCGCATCCCTCTTCCGCGTCGATCCGAAGACCGTCACGCGCTGGGCCAAAGCCGGACGCCTGTCCAGTATTCGCACTCTCGGCGGTCATCGCCGCTACCGGGAGACAGAGGTGCACGCGTTGATCGCGGGCAGCCAGACGGCCCGGACACTGTAG